The following proteins come from a genomic window of Pyxidicoccus sp. MSG2:
- the hutH gene encoding histidine ammonia-lyase, with amino-acid sequence MSRARILIDGDTLKLEEILQVARNEATVELAPAAATRVRASRALVDRVAAGDTPSYGINTGFGTLAEVRIDKKDLRDLQRNLILSHACGVGTPLPLPEARALLLLRCNVLAKGYSGIRPETLGLALDMLNRDVVPVVPERGSVGASGDLAPLAHLALVFIGEGEAFHQGQRMPARQALEKAGLQPVVLEAKEGLALVNGTQAMCAVGTLLQLRAETLADIADVAGAMTLEGLLGSHKPFIPEIHDVRAHPGQKDCAAHLRRILAGSELVETHVNCSKVQDPYSLRCMPQVHGAAREGMAFARRILEVEVNSATDNPLVFTETERIVSGGNFHGQPISLAMDVVAMALTQLSSISERRVEQLVNPSLSGLPAFLAKNSGLNSGFMIAQVTSAALVAESRVLSHPASVDSIPSSAGREDHVSMGMTAALKGRQVSDFTRSCLAIEVLCAAQALDFRLPVKPGKGALAAYELVRSKVPHMDRDRELHKDIEAVSQLIDSGALHAAVKSATA; translated from the coding sequence ATGTCTCGCGCTCGTATCCTCATCGACGGTGACACCCTCAAGCTGGAGGAAATCCTCCAGGTGGCCCGGAACGAGGCCACCGTGGAGCTGGCCCCCGCGGCGGCCACCCGCGTCCGCGCCTCGCGCGCCCTGGTGGACCGGGTCGCCGCCGGGGACACCCCGTCCTACGGCATCAACACGGGCTTCGGCACGCTGGCCGAGGTCCGCATCGACAAGAAGGACCTTCGGGACCTTCAGCGCAACCTCATCCTCTCGCATGCATGCGGCGTGGGCACGCCCCTGCCCCTCCCGGAGGCCCGGGCGCTGCTGCTGCTGCGGTGCAACGTGCTGGCCAAGGGCTACTCCGGCATCCGCCCGGAGACGCTGGGCCTGGCGCTGGACATGCTGAACCGGGACGTGGTGCCGGTGGTGCCCGAGCGAGGCAGCGTGGGCGCCTCAGGCGACCTGGCGCCGCTGGCGCACCTGGCGCTGGTGTTCATCGGCGAGGGCGAGGCCTTCCACCAGGGCCAGCGGATGCCGGCGCGTCAGGCATTGGAGAAGGCCGGACTGCAGCCGGTGGTGCTGGAGGCCAAGGAGGGCCTCGCGCTGGTGAACGGCACGCAGGCCATGTGCGCGGTGGGCACGCTGCTCCAGCTCCGCGCGGAGACGCTGGCGGACATCGCGGACGTGGCGGGTGCGATGACGCTGGAGGGCCTGCTGGGCAGCCACAAGCCGTTCATCCCCGAGATTCACGACGTGCGGGCGCACCCGGGCCAGAAGGACTGCGCTGCGCACCTGCGGCGGATTCTCGCGGGCAGCGAGCTGGTGGAGACGCACGTCAACTGCAGCAAGGTGCAGGACCCCTACTCGCTGCGCTGCATGCCGCAGGTGCACGGCGCGGCGCGAGAGGGCATGGCCTTCGCGCGGCGCATCCTCGAGGTGGAGGTGAACAGCGCGACGGACAACCCGCTGGTGTTCACGGAGACGGAGCGGATTGTCTCGGGCGGCAACTTCCACGGGCAGCCCATCTCCCTGGCGATGGACGTGGTGGCGATGGCGCTGACGCAGCTGTCGTCCATCAGCGAGCGGCGCGTGGAGCAGCTGGTGAACCCGTCGCTGTCGGGGCTGCCGGCGTTCCTGGCGAAGAACTCGGGGTTGAACTCGGGCTTCATGATTGCGCAGGTGACGAGCGCGGCGCTGGTGGCCGAGTCCCGCGTGCTGAGCCACCCGGCGTCGGTGGACTCGATTCCGTCCTCCGCGGGCCGCGAGGACCACGTGTCCATGGGCATGACGGCGGCGCTCAAGGGCAGACAGGTGAGTGACTTCACCCGCTCGTGTCTGGCCATTGAGGTGCTCTGCGCGGCGCAGGCGCTGGACTTCCGGCTGCCGGTGAAGCCGGGCAAGGGCGCGCTGGCGGCGTATGAGCTGGTGCGCTCGAAGGTTCCTCACATGGACAGGGATCGTGAGCTGCACAAGGACATCGAGGCGGTGAGCCAGCTCATCGACTCGGGCGCGCTGCACGCGGCGGTGAAGTCCGCCACGGCCTGA
- a CDS encoding glycosyltransferase family 2 protein: MAEVFFWCAALLLAHTYFLYPLILFVLDGGAQVAQNIRAMRGGAGAGRQQARRGGPKSSVSLVVAAYNEASCIQQKLENSLALQYPTEKFEVVIGSDGSTDGTDDIVRKCPDARVRLSPAPRAGKTTVLNRCIPMAKGDIVVLSDANTMIEPEAIERLVRHFDDPEVGAVCGKLKLYNPTKQDYEESAYWSYESLIKMYEGRRGAVVGANGGLYAIRRTLFTELPPSTIVDDFVIPLRILEKGYKVVYEEQAVAHEETTEDYDKEFGRRARIAAGNFQSLRMVPGLLLPTAGFPAFAFWSHKLLRWCAPALMGAALLANVFLLDSMFYRFTLFGQALFYALAYLGKTGVLKRGTSKRVASVAYYFVTMNLAIVVGFWRFLRNTQRAAWDRTARA, encoded by the coding sequence ATGGCGGAGGTCTTCTTCTGGTGTGCCGCGCTGCTGCTCGCGCACACGTACTTTCTCTACCCACTCATCCTGTTCGTACTGGATGGAGGGGCGCAGGTTGCCCAGAACATCCGGGCGATGCGGGGCGGAGCTGGAGCGGGCCGACAGCAAGCGCGCAGGGGAGGGCCGAAGAGCTCGGTCAGCCTGGTGGTGGCGGCGTACAACGAAGCGTCCTGCATCCAGCAGAAGCTGGAGAACAGCCTCGCGCTTCAGTACCCCACCGAGAAGTTCGAGGTGGTGATTGGCTCGGACGGTTCCACGGACGGCACGGATGACATCGTCCGCAAGTGCCCGGACGCGCGGGTGCGGCTGTCTCCGGCGCCGCGTGCTGGCAAGACGACGGTGCTCAACCGCTGCATCCCCATGGCGAAGGGCGACATCGTGGTCCTCTCGGACGCGAACACGATGATTGAACCGGAGGCCATTGAACGGCTCGTGCGCCACTTCGACGACCCGGAGGTGGGGGCCGTCTGCGGGAAGCTCAAGCTCTACAATCCGACGAAGCAGGACTACGAGGAGAGCGCCTACTGGAGCTACGAGTCGCTCATCAAGATGTACGAGGGACGGCGGGGCGCGGTGGTGGGGGCCAACGGCGGCCTGTACGCCATCCGGCGCACCCTGTTCACGGAGCTGCCGCCGTCCACCATCGTCGACGACTTCGTGATTCCGCTGCGCATCCTGGAGAAGGGCTACAAGGTCGTCTACGAGGAGCAGGCCGTTGCTCACGAGGAGACGACCGAGGACTACGACAAGGAGTTCGGCCGCCGGGCGCGCATCGCCGCGGGCAACTTCCAGAGCCTGCGCATGGTGCCGGGGCTGTTGCTTCCGACGGCCGGCTTCCCCGCGTTCGCGTTCTGGTCCCACAAGCTGCTGCGCTGGTGCGCCCCCGCGCTGATGGGCGCGGCGCTGCTGGCCAACGTGTTCCTGCTCGACAGCATGTTCTACCGCTTCACGCTCTTCGGCCAGGCGCTGTTCTACGCGCTGGCGTACCTGGGGAAGACGGGTGTGCTGAAGCGGGGCACGTCGAAGCGGGTGGCCTCGGTGGCCTACTACTTCGTCACCATGAACCTGGCCATCGTCGTGGGCTTCTGGCGCTTCCTGCGCAACACGCAGCGCGCCGCGTGGGACCGCACCGCGCGAGCGTGA
- a CDS encoding ComEA family DNA-binding protein, protein MAGRTAALAVAALGVMGLGAVARLQWPDSAPALDCAPEAVRIGADGVATCGEGSAPSGAQALALGRRLDLNSATEEELALLPGVGPALARRLVEAREDGGGFASWDAVDDVPGVGAAKLQTLQAATSLGAAPDAGPVW, encoded by the coding sequence GTGGCGGGCCGCACCGCCGCGCTCGCCGTCGCCGCGCTGGGGGTGATGGGGCTGGGCGCGGTGGCCCGCCTGCAGTGGCCCGACTCCGCCCCGGCGCTGGACTGCGCGCCGGAGGCGGTGCGGATTGGCGCGGACGGGGTGGCCACCTGCGGGGAGGGGAGCGCGCCGTCGGGGGCGCAGGCCCTGGCCCTGGGCCGCCGGTTGGACCTCAACTCCGCCACGGAGGAGGAGCTTGCCCTCCTGCCGGGCGTGGGGCCTGCGTTGGCCCGGCGCCTCGTCGAGGCCCGTGAGGACGGTGGTGGCTTCGCGAGCTGGGATGCGGTGGATGACGTCCCGGGCGTGGGTGCTGCCAAGTTGCAGACCCTCCAGGCGGCCACGTCACTGGGAGCCGCTCCGGACGCCGGGCCCGTGTGGTAA
- a CDS encoding aspartate kinase produces the protein MALIVQKYGGTSVGNVDRIKNVALRCLAAQEAGHDVVVVVSAMSGETNRLLKLVAQITDRPDEREQDVIVATGEQVSIGLVALAIQAQQGKATSFLGHQVRIVTDSTFSKARIKSIDAQPIRAALSKGHIVVVAGFQGVDEEGSVTTLGRGGSDTTAVAVAAALQADACEIYTDVDGVYTTDPNMVPAARKLDRITYEEMLELASVGAKVLQIRSVEFAMKYKVPLWVKSSFTDDPGTLVCEEDKSMEDVLVRGVAYDRNEAKITVCGVPDVPGAAAKIFGALDEKHIVVDLIVQNPARDGRTDLTFTVGKTDFAKAQELVKDVAQDIQAAGIETDDNIAKVSIVGVGMRNHSGVAARMFQALSSEGINIQMISTSEIKVSCVVHSKYTELAVRALHTAFGLDQPMPPEGVSAVSETAALKGEKV, from the coding sequence GTGGCACTAATCGTCCAGAAGTATGGCGGTACCTCGGTGGGAAACGTCGACCGCATCAAGAACGTCGCCCTCCGCTGCCTGGCCGCCCAGGAAGCAGGGCATGACGTCGTGGTCGTCGTCTCGGCGATGTCGGGTGAGACGAACCGCCTGCTCAAACTCGTGGCACAGATCACCGACCGGCCCGACGAGCGCGAGCAGGACGTGATTGTCGCCACCGGTGAGCAGGTCTCCATCGGCCTCGTGGCCCTGGCCATCCAGGCCCAGCAGGGGAAGGCCACCAGCTTCCTCGGCCACCAGGTCCGAATCGTCACCGACAGCACCTTCTCCAAAGCGCGCATCAAGAGCATCGACGCGCAGCCCATCCGCGCTGCCCTGTCCAAGGGCCACATCGTCGTGGTCGCCGGCTTCCAGGGCGTGGACGAGGAGGGCAGCGTCACCACGTTGGGCCGTGGAGGCTCGGACACCACGGCGGTGGCGGTGGCCGCGGCGCTCCAGGCCGATGCGTGTGAGATCTACACGGACGTGGACGGCGTCTACACCACCGACCCGAACATGGTCCCCGCCGCGCGCAAGCTGGACCGCATCACCTACGAGGAGATGCTCGAGCTGGCCAGCGTGGGGGCCAAGGTGCTGCAGATCCGTTCCGTCGAATTCGCCATGAAGTACAAGGTGCCGCTCTGGGTGAAGTCGTCCTTCACCGATGACCCCGGCACTCTCGTGTGTGAGGAGGACAAGTCCATGGAGGACGTGCTGGTCCGCGGAGTCGCCTACGACCGGAACGAGGCGAAGATCACCGTGTGCGGCGTGCCAGATGTTCCGGGCGCGGCGGCGAAGATCTTCGGCGCGCTCGACGAGAAGCACATCGTGGTGGACCTCATCGTCCAGAATCCGGCGCGGGATGGCCGGACGGACCTGACCTTCACGGTGGGCAAGACGGACTTCGCCAAGGCTCAGGAGCTGGTGAAGGACGTCGCGCAGGACATCCAGGCCGCGGGCATCGAGACGGACGACAACATCGCGAAGGTGTCCATCGTCGGCGTGGGCATGCGCAACCACTCGGGCGTGGCGGCGCGCATGTTCCAGGCGCTGTCGTCGGAGGGCATCAACATCCAGATGATCTCCACGTCGGAGATCAAGGTGTCGTGCGTGGTCCACTCCAAGTACACGGAGCTGGCCGTGCGTGCGCTGCACACCGCCTTCGGGCTGGATCAGCCGATGCCTCCCGAGGGCGTCTCCGCCGTCTCCGAGACGGCCGCCCTCAAGGGCGAGAAGGTCTGA